A genomic stretch from Desulforegula conservatrix Mb1Pa includes:
- a CDS encoding transposase domain-containing protein yields HWLFSGHPNGAHASSVLYSLVESAKAAKLEPYAYLKLIFEKIPLAQNEEDYRALLPISVTSQIST; encoded by the coding sequence CACTGGCTCTTCTCAGGCCATCCCAACGGTGCCCATGCCTCTTCCGTTCTTTACAGCCTTGTCGAATCTGCAAAAGCAGCAAAGCTCGAGCCGTATGCATATCTTAAACTCATCTTCGAAAAAATACCACTCGCGCAGAATGAAGAGGATTATAGAGCTTTGCTCCCTATATCTGTCACATCACAAATTTCCACGTAG